From the Megalops cyprinoides isolate fMegCyp1 chromosome 21, fMegCyp1.pri, whole genome shotgun sequence genome, one window contains:
- the LOC118769071 gene encoding snaclec agkicetin-C subunit beta-like, which produces MRATHYTTKPNINEYSENFTTEGEATGHFSQESLVLIRENRTWMEAVSFCRRHHVDLVSVHTAEVQGLVAEASRGASTPHVWLGLRFTCSLQVWFWISPEGGCFQNWAQGYGPTRTNGCGDTGAIETKGDHRWVSLPETEKLNFICSTCGSRKR; this is translated from the exons ATGAGAGCTACTCATTACACAACCAAACCCAATATCAATGAATATTCTGAAAACTTCACAACCGAGGGGGAGGCAACTGGACATTTTAGTCAAG AGAGCCTGGTTCTGATCCGGGAGAACAGGACGTGGATGGAGGCGGTGAGCTTCTGCCGACGGCACCATGTGGACCTGGTGTCTGTCCACACTGCCGAGGTGCAGGGTCTGGTGGCCGAGGCGTCCCGAGGGGCCTCCACGCCCCACGTCTGGCTGGGCCTGCGCTTCACCTGCTCCCTGCAGGTCTGGTTCTGGATCAGCCCGGAGGGTGGCTGCTTCCAGAACTGGGCTCAGGGGTATGGACCCACCCGGACCAACGGGTGCGGGGACACGGGGGCGATCGAAACGAAAGGGGACCACCGCTGGGTCAGCCTGCCTGAGACAGAGAAGCTGAACTTTATCTGCAGCACCTGTGGCA GTCGAAAACGGTAG